The following is a genomic window from Aphis gossypii isolate Hap1 chromosome X, ASM2018417v2, whole genome shotgun sequence.
taactgtgtattaaattttgttagttATGATTAGATTGATTAAGTTGACTTTACCAGAAGTTTCTGACTTTTTGAACCAATGATGTGATTGAATCTGTGATATGTCATATCTTTTAGATGGTGTTGGTGTCAATATCTTTCTTACAAGAGACAAAGCTAAAGTATCTAATTTAGACCATGGTGAATGATTAGCATAGTCAGTAGTTTTCCACAATTTATAATCGTTATCATTATCAGATGGCATATCCCAAGGTAACtctaaacaaatacaaaaaattttaaattgaataaattataatttttcctaGAATTTACTTTGTACCtagttgatttaatttcaGTAACTTTATagtatctaattttaaaagtaatttatattatgtataatttatagttaatacaatataaaaaataaaataaaaatttgtaaatatttaatttttaaatacatagataCTAGATAGTCTTTAAACATGCAgaggttttattaaaatgttatatacattttgtttttgttgtgctataattataaagtaacaaacaaaaatatggaTGGTtgcttaaatttaaagaaacaattatataatacaaaactaactttaattttttaacttaaaaccaTAATACTGAAGATGACTGATGCAGTATCAATAGTCAATTACTTTGGTACTAAAGCCTtagaatatttcttaaaaattacatctaCAGCTAGAATACCAAAGAGATCAACTCTTGACATTAATTttctgtataatacaataacttacaagtaaataataatatttaagttcaatgtgtaatataagcgatttaattgaaaataattacctcCAGCAAGCATTGAAACCAGTATAATACCACATGACCAAATATCAGAAGGTTCTGCTTGAAAAGGTACAGATGAAAGAACTTCTGGAGCTAAATAAGGCCGAGTTCCACAATTTTTATCCAGTTTACGCcgctattaaaaattattataaaatataagatagtTATCTCCAGagataagatatttaaatttaatgaaactactttttaattaatacatttttctaatttttcctGATTGGATATCAAATGCATGTACAAATACCGCAttgatttttcattgtattattttaataaaaaaatactaagtaaaaatcacaacaaaaaaacacatacgtgaacacaatataacatagactaatataatatatctaaaagtAAGTTGTCATGGGTCTTGGTGGATATTTATCAGTCATCATGATGGCTATTaagctataatttaatacaactgttatatgttatttatcaaaatgactcaaataaactttttcacaattaaataaacataattacgATTGGTAGCATATTGCAAGAGTACCAAAACATTTTAGGCAAAAGCAAACATAATCTACCTAAAAGTATCAATCAACttcctatttaaatataacaactaaGGAGTCACCcatctttcaaaaaaaaaaatctatgagCCATCACTAATATACTAACATATTACTCTGGTACAGCCACTGTAAAGAATAGATGAGtgtgattttttattacttcaaTGTGTACACTAAATAATTCATGATTATCGCAAACataagaatacataaatactacTTACTTTTCCAccagataaaaataaagtagccAATCCAAAATcacttatttttagatttccaTTAACGTCCAATAGTAAATTTTCTGGTTTCAAATCTCTATGTGCTATACCATTACTGTGTAAATaatcctaataaaaaaaatagtgtaaattatacataaatagatataaaacaaattaaaaattttttgttaaataacatACAACTCCAGCAATCAACTCTTTGAAGAATTTTCTAGCATCAGACACTGGCATTCCAACATCAGGTTCTaatttaacaaacaatattttcttaaataagtatattaacaataatgcaATATCATTAGTTATTAACAGAGCCCAgaattatatgcatttaaaaattatcaattatgatgtaaatatacacatacaaataaataaaacacattctTTACACCAAGAATAGTAATAAACTACTTATCTTTTAtcagaaacaaaaatattcaaataattaagatttataaaaacttttaatagattaaaatataaaaattcaatactataaaatattcaaggagaaaataaaaataaactaaaattgtctataaatatctattggaaataataataaaataccacaCCTAAAACTctcaaaaaatcaaacaataaactttcaaaatagtaaaactaaaatcacatgctatgaataaatattttaaacattaacaatCTTATCttgataaaatcataatataatatttaaaattaaaaatcgaaaatttactgtttataagtaattaaaatcgatttatcattaaatacacAACCTGcatgttatatacatttatgaattaatatgcaataattCTCTGAATATGCAAAATACACAAAGTCAAACTTGATATTTGAATTTGGTGTAATACGAatcatacataggtatttcaaACCCCTATTGATgtgcatacattatatacaaacatgCAAATGCATATAATTCCAGGGtctagttattagttattgtaattaccataaaataaaaacatatatatatattatatatattacatttaaatcttataaattcTATAGAGATGatccaaaaaattaataaatgttttaaaagtgAAATGAAAAGGACTGATTAGTATTgattctgtaatattataacatacttaTAATGTAGGATTGTctctatatagttaaaataatttatagtcttaataatatcaaataagcTTACCAATTCGATCAAATAATTCACCTCCAGATgcatattctaaaaatatataataattatctttacaATGGCGCTGAccgtagtattttattatacttggatGATTCAATCGGCAATGTATAGCTGCTTCTTTT
Proteins encoded in this region:
- the LOC114132783 gene encoding serine/threonine-protein kinase Chk1-like isoform X2, translating into MDIPFVEGWNIVQILGEGTFGEVKLLVNQRNRSFVAMKTIDLLNYSNALATVKKEAAIHCRLNHPSIIKYYGQRHCKDNYYIFLEYASGGELFDRIEPDVGMPVSDARKFFKELIAGVDYLHSNGIAHRDLKPENLLLDVNGNLKISDFGLATLFLSGGKRRKLDKNCGTRPYLAPEVLSSVPFQAEPSDIWSCGIILVSMLAGELPWDMPSDNDNDYKLWKTTDYANHSPWSKLDTLALSLVRKILTPTPSKRYDISQIQSHHWFKKSETSGNKKVRSDRDLDDDRQCYSQPATTANLFDSSILSSDTEIHSFSQPTQVDDLLLSSQLFTSQSTSTPPPNNSMQRLVKRMTRFLVSLSSEEALTNLSLFLDDLGYTWKMNSPSLVCCSP